The genomic region TGGAAAGAACTCAATGTTGCCCAAGGTAGTTCGTGTGGAAACGCCAGAAGAACAGATAGAACTCAAGCGCCTGCGCGAGCGTGTAAAGCAATTGGAGAAGGCCGTGGCCGATCAGTTTATTGCGAGTGAAGTGGAGAAGTCATTCCTGGAGATAGCCTGCGAACGTGCCGGGTATGATGACGTGGAAGAGTTCAAAAAAAA from Puniceicoccus vermicola harbors:
- a CDS encoding transposase: MKTKSAIRYSESFKLRVVRELEDGRFETITQARRHYGISGTRTIHGWLKEFGKNSMLPKVVRVETPEEQIELKRLRERVKQLEKAVADQFIASEVEKSFLEIACERAGYDDVEEFKK